The following proteins come from a genomic window of Azoarcus sp. PA01:
- the argS gene encoding arginine--tRNA ligase — MSADPKAQLADLLRTALKSVAPELADTAIHLERPKQAGHGDFATNLALQLAKPLRRSPRDLAAMLLDELPASPLVAATEIAGAGFINFTLASAAKTSVVNQVLTQGAAFGRGTRSGVTVQLEFVSANPTGPLHVGHGRGAAYGASLASVLDFAGCNVTREYYINDAGRQMDILALSTWLRYLALYGVDIPFPPNAYQGDYVVEMARAMREGHQDRFARVSAEQVLDGAPGLPIAERKDNEAKTQREDHLDTLIANAKRLLGEDYHFVHGFALNEQLGDGRDDLEEFGVHFDKWFSEKSLFDTGLVDRAVAELEKRGHVYLQDGAKWFRSTAFGDEKDRVVQRENGLYTYFASDIAYHLNKYERGYDRIIDIWGADHHGYIPRVKGAIAALGLPPEKLEVTLVQFAVLYRNGQKASMSTRSGEFVTLRELRREVGNDACRFFYVLRKSDQHLDFDLDLAKSQSNENPVYYVQYAHARVCSVLEQWGGDAAELRAAQLDLLGNERELALCARLGSFPELIQNAAADYAPHQLAFYLKDLAAEFHSWYNAERMLVDDPALRLARLALAAAVRQVLATALALLGVSAPQSM; from the coding sequence ATGAGCGCCGATCCGAAAGCCCAACTCGCCGACCTGCTGCGTACCGCGCTCAAGAGCGTGGCGCCGGAACTTGCCGACACCGCCATCCATCTCGAGCGGCCGAAACAGGCCGGACACGGCGACTTCGCGACCAACCTCGCGCTGCAGCTGGCGAAGCCGCTGCGCCGCAGTCCGCGCGATCTGGCGGCGATGCTGCTCGACGAGCTGCCTGCCTCGCCGCTCGTCGCGGCGACCGAAATCGCCGGCGCCGGCTTCATCAACTTCACGCTCGCGTCCGCGGCGAAGACCTCGGTCGTGAACCAGGTGCTCACGCAGGGTGCCGCGTTCGGGCGCGGCACGCGCAGCGGCGTCACGGTGCAGCTCGAATTCGTTTCCGCGAACCCGACCGGGCCGCTGCACGTCGGCCACGGTCGCGGCGCCGCGTACGGCGCGTCGCTCGCGTCGGTGCTCGATTTTGCCGGTTGCAACGTTACCCGCGAGTACTACATCAACGACGCCGGCCGCCAGATGGACATCCTCGCGCTGTCGACGTGGCTGCGCTACCTCGCGCTGTACGGCGTCGATATCCCGTTCCCGCCGAACGCGTACCAGGGCGACTACGTCGTCGAGATGGCGCGCGCGATGCGCGAAGGGCACCAGGACCGCTTCGCCCGCGTCAGCGCCGAACAGGTGCTCGACGGGGCGCCGGGGCTGCCGATTGCCGAGCGCAAGGACAACGAGGCGAAGACGCAGCGCGAAGACCATCTCGACACGCTGATCGCCAACGCGAAGCGGCTGCTCGGCGAGGACTATCACTTCGTGCATGGCTTCGCGCTCAACGAGCAGCTCGGCGACGGGCGCGATGATCTCGAAGAGTTCGGCGTGCATTTCGACAAGTGGTTCTCGGAGAAAAGCCTGTTCGACACCGGGCTCGTCGACCGCGCGGTCGCCGAGCTCGAAAAGCGCGGCCACGTCTATCTGCAGGACGGCGCGAAGTGGTTCCGCTCGACCGCGTTCGGCGACGAGAAGGATCGCGTCGTGCAGCGCGAAAACGGCCTGTACACGTATTTCGCGTCCGACATCGCGTACCACCTGAACAAGTACGAGCGCGGCTACGACCGCATCATCGACATCTGGGGCGCCGATCACCACGGCTACATTCCGCGCGTCAAGGGCGCGATCGCGGCGCTCGGCCTGCCGCCGGAAAAGCTCGAAGTGACGCTGGTGCAGTTCGCGGTGCTGTATCGCAACGGGCAGAAGGCGTCGATGTCGACGCGCTCGGGCGAGTTCGTCACGCTGCGCGAGCTGCGCCGCGAAGTCGGCAACGACGCATGCCGCTTCTTCTACGTGCTGAGAAAGAGCGACCAGCACCTCGATTTCGACCTCGACCTGGCGAAAAGCCAGAGCAACGAGAACCCGGTGTATTACGTGCAGTACGCGCATGCGCGCGTCTGCTCGGTGCTCGAGCAGTGGGGCGGCGACGCAGCCGAGCTGCGGGCCGCGCAGCTCGATCTGCTCGGCAACGAGCGCGAGCTCGCGCTGTGCGCGCGCCTCGGCAGCTTCCCCGAGCTGATCCAGAACGCCGCCGCGGATTACGCGCCGCACCAGCTCGCGTTCTACCTGAAGGACCTCGCCGCGGAGTTCCACAGCTGGTACAACGCCGAGCGCATGCTCGTCGACGATCCCGCGCTGCGTCTGGCGCGGCTCGCGCTGGCAGCAGCGGTGCGACAGGTGCTGGCGACCGCGCTGGCGCTGCTCGGCGTGTCCGCGCCGCAGTCGATGTAA
- a CDS encoding SPOR domain-containing protein — translation MSRAPKSRPTTRRPPAKSGGGVIVGIFIGLILGALFAAGAAWWFTRSSPFQAPQGSGSVPSRVPSAPDQPPLSLPGKPGDRPVVKPDFEFYKILPQGNVAPAEVAPAAPPAPPVAERLYLQIGAFENPAEADNLKARLALAGIEASAQRAQLPDGRTMHRVRIGPFAKPEDMNPVRTRLADAGFTGTVVKATP, via the coding sequence GTGAGCCGCGCCCCCAAGTCCCGGCCGACCACCCGCCGCCCGCCCGCCAAAAGCGGCGGCGGGGTGATCGTCGGCATCTTCATCGGCCTGATCCTCGGTGCGCTGTTCGCGGCCGGCGCAGCGTGGTGGTTCACCCGCTCGTCACCGTTCCAGGCGCCGCAAGGCAGCGGCAGCGTGCCGAGCCGCGTGCCGTCGGCGCCGGATCAGCCGCCGCTGTCGTTGCCCGGCAAGCCGGGCGATCGCCCGGTCGTCAAGCCCGACTTCGAGTTCTACAAGATCCTGCCGCAGGGCAACGTCGCGCCGGCCGAAGTCGCGCCCGCTGCGCCGCCTGCGCCGCCGGTCGCCGAGCGGCTGTATCTGCAGATCGGCGCTTTCGAGAATCCCGCCGAAGCCGACAACCTCAAGGCGAGGCTCGCGCTCGCCGGCATCGAGGCGAGCGCGCAGCGCGCGCAACTGCCCGACGGGCGAACGATGCACCGCGTGCGCATCGGCCCGTTCGCCAAGCCGGAAGACATGAATCCGGTGCGCACACGGCTTGCCGACGCCGGCTTCACCGGCACCGTCGTGAAAGCCACCCCCTGA
- a CDS encoding thiol:disulfide interchange protein DsbA/DsbL, producing MNRRLALKQLAALGALSTLGASASVFAQRQAFQTLGTKVPTEVAGKVEVIEFFSYGCPHCHDFEPLLNGWAKKLQGDVNFVKVPITFNRPEWTALARLYYTLEAMGQAEEKGPAVFAAIHDQRQPLYREDALMQWVAGSGLDSKRFSDIYKSFGVQSKVQRSNQIAAAYKVSGVPMMAVDGRYTVSASSAGGFEQMLKEVDQLIARSRSEQKKS from the coding sequence ATGAATCGTCGTCTCGCCCTCAAGCAACTCGCCGCGCTCGGCGCGCTGTCCACGCTGGGCGCCTCCGCCTCCGTTTTCGCCCAGCGGCAGGCTTTCCAGACGCTCGGCACGAAAGTGCCGACCGAAGTCGCAGGCAAGGTCGAAGTGATCGAGTTCTTTTCCTACGGCTGCCCGCACTGCCACGACTTCGAACCGCTGCTCAACGGCTGGGCGAAGAAGCTGCAGGGCGACGTGAACTTCGTCAAGGTGCCGATCACGTTCAACCGTCCCGAATGGACGGCGCTGGCGCGGCTCTACTACACGCTCGAAGCGATGGGCCAGGCCGAAGAGAAAGGGCCGGCAGTGTTTGCCGCGATTCACGACCAGCGGCAGCCGCTGTACCGGGAGGACGCGCTGATGCAGTGGGTCGCCGGTTCGGGCCTCGACAGCAAGCGCTTCAGCGACATCTACAAGTCGTTCGGCGTGCAGTCGAAAGTGCAGCGCTCGAACCAGATCGCCGCGGCCTACAAGGTCAGCGGCGTGCCGATGATGGCCGTCGACGGCCGCTACACCGTTTCGGCGAGCTCGGCGGGCGGCTTCGAGCAGATGCTCAAGGAAGTCGATCAGCTGATCGCGCGCTCGCGCAGCGAGCAGAAAAAAAGCTGA
- a CDS encoding NAD-glutamate dehydrogenase, which translates to MQALHADVDAARFDAVLEQIANKLPAHQAVLIEPFARRWFGQVAPEDLADRSVDDLYGAVVSHWQFVRKHRGGTRLRVYNPKLEEHGWESTHTVVEIVNDDMPFLVDSITMEVNRQGLTLHLIIHPVMRVVRDEAGQYLGIAEDGDTRGHYESIIHVEVDRRTEAHDVEALRNGLERVLADVRAAVTDWPAMQQRVVEIIEGIEQNPPPVPPEETAETVAFLKWLLDENIVLLGCRDYELVAADGDSELHIRPGSGLGLLRERPGENVSRSFAALPMNLKATLPNLPVLLTVTKSNTRSTVHRPGFIDRFSVKVFDENGRARAERRVIGLLASTAYSTSPRLIPFLRRKVDAVVEQAGLLPKSHAAKALLTILERYPRDELFQISTEDLYHQAMGILRLGERQRTRLFVRTDPFARFVSCLIYVPREHYNTDQRLRMQAVLMEAFNGSSAEFDVQFSESALARVLIIVRTRDSTIPPFDVHELEQRLVRATRRWEDELQRAVLEHCGEERGMALLRRYADGFPAGYREEYAPRVAVFDIEQMEALADDRDLGMSLYIPLEAPPGRLNFKMYRVGAPVPLSQSLPMLERMGVRVIDEKPSEIERQDGRCVWIHDFGLSYAGAEELNLDQLRALFHDAFLHAWRGDIESDDFNRLTLLAGLTWREIVVLRAYAKHMRQAAFTFSQAYMEQTLAAHPKLARQLIDLFALRFDPVLGGARDAQAAALVASIEEALNTVANLDEDRILRQFLAMVLATLRTNYYQRAAGGGPKPYLSLKLDPRRIPNLPQPLPMFEISVYSPRFEGVHLRGGRVARGGLRWSDRMEDFRTEVLGLVKAQIVKNAVIVPVGSKGGFVVKNPPAGDREALLAEGVECYRTYLRGLLDVTDNLVQGEVVPPVDVLRHDDDDPYLVVAADKGTATFSDHANAVAAEYGFWLGDAFASGGSAGYDHKKMGITARGAWESVKRHFRELGLNTQEQPFTVVGIGDMSGDVFGNGMLRSRTIRLVAAFDHRHIFIDPTPDAESSFAERERLFALPRSSWDDYDKALISTGGGVWSRHAKSVPLSPQLREALDIEAEILSPAELIRAILTAPVDLLYNGGIGTYVKATSETDAAVGDRANDAVRVNGAALRCRVVAEGGNLGVTQLGRIEYALRGGKINTDAIDNSGGVDCSDHEVNIKILLDSVVDEGDLTDKQRNVLLVEMTDEVAGLVLRDNYGQTQVLSVTRSRGVALLGEQAEFIRRLGHAGRLNRKLEFLPMDEEIAERALKQVGLVTPELAVLLAYSKIELFDEVIASDVPEDPYISAALKNYFPQPLRERYAAQIERHPLRREIIATHVVNSMINRVGPTFVSRLHGELGATPAEVVRAYMASREVYGLVPTWRDIESLDNVVADAVQTEMIIESVRLIERGAVWFLRHRDWIADLRATLDYFSAGAAELSAGLRDFVQPAYREVLDIVAAGFIEKGVPAPLAQRIASLDELYSALDLVEVAAETGRPEATVARVYYALGDQLDLYWLGLQISALPAESRWQGLARSALRSELSNQARILAAEALRHCPGVEQPEVVIAAWEARNRSTVERYRHLLADVKTAAQTDMPMLSVLLRELRNMS; encoded by the coding sequence ATGCAGGCACTTCACGCGGACGTCGATGCCGCGCGATTCGACGCGGTTCTGGAACAGATCGCGAACAAGTTGCCGGCCCACCAGGCGGTGCTGATCGAGCCGTTCGCGCGGCGCTGGTTCGGCCAGGTCGCGCCGGAAGATCTCGCCGACCGCTCGGTCGACGACCTGTACGGCGCGGTCGTCAGCCACTGGCAGTTCGTGCGCAAGCATCGCGGCGGCACGCGCTTGCGCGTGTACAACCCGAAGCTCGAAGAGCACGGCTGGGAATCCACGCACACTGTCGTCGAGATCGTCAATGACGACATGCCGTTCCTCGTCGATTCGATCACGATGGAAGTCAATCGGCAGGGGCTGACGCTGCACCTGATCATCCATCCGGTGATGCGGGTCGTGCGCGATGAAGCGGGCCAGTACCTCGGCATCGCCGAAGACGGCGACACGCGCGGGCATTACGAATCGATCATCCACGTCGAAGTCGACCGCCGCACCGAGGCGCACGACGTCGAGGCGCTGCGCAACGGGCTCGAGCGCGTGCTCGCCGACGTGCGCGCAGCCGTCACTGACTGGCCGGCGATGCAGCAGCGCGTCGTCGAGATCATCGAGGGCATCGAGCAGAACCCGCCGCCCGTCCCGCCGGAAGAGACCGCCGAGACGGTGGCTTTCCTGAAGTGGCTGCTCGACGAGAACATCGTGCTGCTCGGCTGTCGCGACTACGAGCTGGTCGCTGCCGACGGCGACAGCGAACTGCATATCCGGCCCGGCTCCGGGCTCGGTCTGCTGCGGGAGCGTCCGGGAGAGAACGTGTCGCGCTCGTTCGCCGCGCTGCCGATGAACCTCAAGGCGACGCTGCCGAATCTGCCTGTGCTGCTGACCGTGACCAAGTCGAACACGCGCTCGACGGTGCATCGGCCGGGGTTCATCGACCGTTTCAGCGTCAAGGTGTTCGACGAGAACGGCCGCGCGCGCGCCGAGCGCCGCGTCATCGGGCTGCTCGCGTCGACCGCGTACAGCACCAGCCCGAGGCTGATCCCGTTCCTGCGCCGCAAGGTCGACGCGGTCGTCGAGCAGGCCGGCCTGCTGCCGAAAAGCCATGCCGCTAAAGCGTTGCTGACGATCCTCGAGCGCTACCCGCGCGACGAGCTGTTCCAGATCTCGACCGAGGATCTGTACCACCAGGCGATGGGCATCCTGCGGCTCGGCGAGCGTCAGCGCACGCGCCTTTTCGTCCGCACCGACCCGTTCGCGCGCTTCGTCTCGTGCCTGATCTACGTGCCGCGCGAGCACTACAACACCGACCAGCGGCTGCGCATGCAGGCGGTGCTGATGGAAGCGTTCAACGGCAGCAGTGCCGAGTTCGACGTGCAGTTCTCCGAATCGGCGCTGGCGCGCGTGCTGATCATCGTGCGCACGCGCGACTCGACGATTCCGCCGTTCGACGTGCACGAGCTCGAGCAGCGCCTGGTGCGGGCGACGCGGCGCTGGGAGGACGAACTGCAGCGCGCGGTCCTCGAACACTGCGGCGAGGAGCGCGGCATGGCGCTGCTGCGCCGCTACGCCGACGGTTTTCCGGCCGGCTACCGCGAGGAATACGCGCCGCGCGTCGCGGTGTTCGACATCGAGCAGATGGAAGCGCTCGCCGATGACCGCGACCTCGGCATGAGCCTCTACATCCCGCTCGAAGCGCCGCCGGGGCGGCTGAATTTCAAGATGTACCGCGTCGGCGCGCCGGTGCCGCTGTCGCAGAGCCTGCCGATGCTCGAACGCATGGGGGTGCGCGTCATCGACGAGAAACCGTCCGAGATCGAGCGCCAGGACGGGCGCTGTGTATGGATCCACGACTTCGGGCTGTCGTACGCGGGCGCCGAGGAGCTCAACCTGGACCAGCTGCGGGCGCTGTTTCACGACGCGTTCCTGCACGCGTGGCGCGGCGACATCGAGAGCGACGACTTCAACCGCCTGACGCTGCTCGCCGGGCTGACGTGGCGCGAAATCGTCGTGCTCCGCGCTTACGCGAAGCACATGCGTCAGGCGGCTTTCACGTTCAGCCAGGCGTACATGGAGCAGACGCTTGCCGCCCACCCGAAGCTCGCGCGGCAGCTGATCGACCTGTTCGCGCTGCGTTTCGACCCGGTGCTCGGCGGCGCGCGCGACGCACAGGCGGCAGCGCTCGTCGCGAGCATCGAGGAGGCACTGAACACCGTCGCCAACCTCGACGAAGACCGCATCCTGCGCCAGTTCCTCGCGATGGTGCTGGCGACGCTGCGCACCAACTACTACCAGCGCGCCGCCGGCGGCGGGCCGAAGCCGTACCTGTCGCTGAAGCTCGATCCGCGCCGCATCCCGAACCTGCCGCAGCCGCTGCCGATGTTCGAGATTTCGGTCTATTCGCCGCGCTTCGAAGGCGTGCATCTGCGCGGCGGGCGCGTCGCGCGCGGCGGCCTGCGCTGGTCCGACCGCATGGAGGACTTCCGCACCGAAGTGCTCGGCCTAGTGAAGGCGCAGATCGTCAAGAACGCCGTCATCGTGCCGGTCGGCTCGAAAGGCGGCTTCGTCGTCAAGAACCCGCCCGCCGGCGACCGCGAGGCGCTGCTCGCCGAAGGTGTCGAGTGCTACCGCACGTACCTGCGCGGCCTGCTCGACGTGACCGACAACCTCGTGCAGGGCGAGGTCGTGCCGCCGGTCGATGTGCTGCGCCACGACGACGACGACCCTTACCTCGTCGTCGCCGCGGACAAGGGAACGGCGACGTTCTCCGATCATGCGAACGCGGTGGCCGCCGAATACGGCTTCTGGCTCGGCGACGCGTTCGCGTCCGGCGGCTCGGCGGGCTACGACCACAAGAAAATGGGCATCACCGCGCGCGGCGCGTGGGAGTCGGTCAAGCGCCACTTCCGCGAACTCGGGCTGAACACGCAGGAACAACCATTCACCGTCGTCGGCATCGGCGACATGTCCGGCGACGTGTTCGGCAACGGCATGCTGCGCTCGCGCACGATCCGGCTCGTCGCCGCGTTCGACCACCGCCACATTTTCATCGACCCGACTCCGGACGCCGAAAGCTCGTTCGCCGAACGCGAGCGCCTGTTCGCGTTGCCGCGCTCGTCGTGGGACGACTACGACAAGGCGCTGATCTCGACCGGCGGCGGCGTATGGTCGCGCCACGCGAAATCGGTCCCGCTGTCGCCGCAGCTGCGCGAGGCGCTCGACATCGAAGCCGAGATCCTGTCGCCGGCCGAGCTGATCCGCGCGATCCTCACCGCGCCGGTCGATCTGCTCTACAACGGCGGCATCGGGACGTATGTCAAGGCGACGAGCGAGACCGACGCCGCGGTCGGCGACCGGGCGAACGACGCGGTGCGCGTCAATGGCGCGGCGCTGCGCTGCCGCGTCGTCGCCGAAGGCGGCAACCTCGGCGTCACGCAACTCGGACGCATCGAATACGCGCTGCGCGGCGGCAAGATCAACACCGACGCGATCGACAACTCCGGCGGCGTCGACTGCTCGGATCACGAAGTGAACATCAAGATCCTGCTCGACAGCGTCGTCGATGAAGGCGACCTGACCGACAAGCAGCGCAACGTACTGCTCGTCGAGATGACCGACGAAGTCGCCGGCCTCGTGCTGCGCGACAACTACGGCCAGACGCAGGTGCTGTCGGTGACGCGCTCACGAGGTGTCGCGCTGCTCGGCGAGCAGGCCGAATTCATCCGCCGCCTCGGCCATGCGGGGCGCCTGAATCGCAAGCTCGAGTTCCTGCCGATGGACGAGGAGATCGCCGAGCGGGCGCTCAAGCAGGTCGGCCTCGTCACGCCCGAGCTCGCGGTGCTGCTCGCATACAGCAAGATCGAGCTGTTCGACGAAGTCATCGCCTCCGACGTGCCGGAGGACCCGTACATCTCGGCTGCGCTGAAGAACTATTTTCCGCAGCCGCTGCGCGAACGCTATGCGGCGCAGATCGAGCGCCATCCGCTGCGCCGCGAGATCATCGCCACGCATGTCGTCAACAGCATGATCAACCGCGTCGGGCCGACTTTCGTCAGCCGGCTGCACGGCGAACTCGGCGCGACGCCTGCCGAAGTCGTCCGGGCGTACATGGCGAGCCGCGAAGTGTATGGCCTCGTTCCGACGTGGCGCGACATCGAGTCGCTCGACAACGTCGTCGCCGACGCGGTGCAGACCGAGATGATCATCGAGTCGGTTCGGCTGATCGAGCGCGGCGCGGTGTGGTTCCTGCGCCACCGCGACTGGATCGCCGACCTGCGGGCGACACTCGACTATTTCTCCGCAGGAGCGGCCGAGCTGTCGGCCGGGCTGCGCGACTTCGTCCAGCCGGCGTATCGCGAAGTCCTCGACATCGTCGCCGCGGGTTTCATCGAGAAAGGCGTGCCGGCACCCCTCGCGCAGCGCATCGCGTCGCTCGACGAGCTGTATTCGGCGCTCGATCTCGTCGAAGTCGCGGCGGAAACCGGACGGCCGGAAGCGACGGTCGCGCGCGTGTATTACGCGCTCGGCGACCAGCTCGACCTGTACTGGCTCGGACTGCAGATTTCCGCGTTGCCGGCCGAATCGCGCTGGCAAGGGCTCGCGCGCAGCGCGCTGCGCAGCGAGTTGTCGAACCAGGCGCGCATCCTCGCGGCCGAAGCGCTCCGGCATTGTCCGGGCGTCGAACAGCCCGAAGTGGTGATTGCCGCGTGGGAAGCACGCAACCGCAGCACCGTCGAGCGTTACCGGCATCTGCTCGCGGACGTGAAGACCGCCGCGCAGACCGACATGCCGATGCTGTCGGTGCTGCTGCGCGAGCTGCGCAACATGAGCTGA
- a CDS encoding potassium transporter Kup: MQALDRVNTSAAAAAEAPGPRQGPTGLAVAAIGVVYGDIGTSPLYTLKEVFNGPHAVPVTPQNVYGILSLVFWALVLVVSAKYVVFITRADNRGEGGIMALTSLVLHAVPPGRKAWVLSALGVFGAALFYGDGMITPAISVLSAVEGLEVATPAFRPYVLPAALVVLLALFLMQRHGTGSVGRIFGPVMLVWFALLAVLGILGITLHPEILGALDPRWALRFFADMPLVGWLSLGAVVLAITGGEALYADMGHFGRRPIKFAWFLIVFPSLYLNYLGQGALILDHPDNVRNPFYLLVPDALVYPMVAMATLATIIASQAVISGAYSLTRQAMQLGYAPRMRTIFTSEREMGQIYVPSINWMLLGAVIALVVGFRSSSALASAYGIAVTLTMMIDTLLAFVVVRALWGWGRLQAGLFLGVFLAVDVAFFSATTVKILAGGWFPLLIGALIFTLLTTWKRGRELLNSRIRTDTMPLDSFIRSMFNNPSPRVDGTAVFMTTWLEGVPRALLHNLVHNKVLHRRVVLLTVETADVPHVPDSERVVVEELDYGFYRVRVNYGFKDDPNLPAALMQCADFGLKFDMMETSFFLGRETLVSRVGSGMPRWREKLFIVMFRNAGSAADYFHIPPNRVVELGTQVEL, encoded by the coding sequence ATGCAGGCACTCGACCGTGTGAATACTTCCGCCGCCGCAGCTGCCGAGGCTCCCGGTCCGCGCCAGGGCCCGACCGGACTCGCGGTCGCCGCGATCGGCGTCGTGTATGGCGACATCGGCACAAGCCCGCTCTACACGCTGAAGGAAGTCTTCAACGGCCCGCATGCGGTGCCGGTGACGCCCCAGAATGTCTACGGCATCCTGTCGTTGGTGTTCTGGGCGCTGGTGCTCGTGGTATCGGCGAAATACGTCGTTTTCATCACGCGCGCCGACAACCGCGGCGAAGGCGGCATCATGGCGCTGACCTCGCTCGTGCTGCACGCGGTGCCGCCCGGCCGCAAGGCTTGGGTGCTGTCGGCGCTGGGAGTGTTCGGGGCCGCGCTGTTCTATGGCGACGGCATGATCACGCCGGCGATTTCGGTGCTGTCGGCGGTCGAAGGCCTCGAGGTCGCGACGCCGGCTTTCCGCCCGTATGTGCTGCCGGCCGCGCTCGTCGTGCTGTTGGCACTGTTCCTGATGCAGCGCCACGGCACCGGCAGTGTCGGCAGGATCTTCGGCCCGGTGATGCTGGTGTGGTTCGCCCTGCTCGCGGTGCTGGGCATCCTGGGCATAACGCTGCATCCTGAAATCCTCGGCGCGCTCGACCCGCGCTGGGCGCTGCGCTTCTTTGCCGATATGCCGCTGGTCGGCTGGCTGTCGCTCGGCGCGGTCGTGCTCGCGATCACCGGCGGCGAGGCGCTGTATGCGGACATGGGCCACTTCGGCCGCCGGCCGATCAAGTTCGCGTGGTTCCTCATCGTGTTTCCGTCGCTGTACCTGAACTACCTCGGCCAGGGCGCGCTGATCCTCGATCACCCCGACAACGTGCGCAATCCGTTTTACCTGCTGGTGCCCGACGCGCTGGTGTACCCGATGGTCGCGATGGCGACGCTGGCGACGATCATCGCCAGCCAGGCGGTGATCTCCGGAGCCTACTCGCTGACCCGCCAGGCGATGCAGCTCGGTTACGCGCCGCGCATGCGCACGATCTTCACGTCGGAACGCGAGATGGGCCAGATCTACGTGCCGAGCATCAACTGGATGCTGCTCGGCGCGGTGATCGCGCTGGTCGTCGGCTTCCGCTCGTCGAGCGCGCTCGCGTCGGCGTACGGCATCGCAGTCACGCTGACGATGATGATCGACACCCTGCTCGCGTTCGTCGTCGTCCGCGCGCTGTGGGGCTGGGGCAGGCTGCAGGCCGGACTCTTCCTCGGCGTGTTCCTCGCGGTCGACGTCGCGTTCTTCTCCGCGACCACCGTGAAGATTCTCGCCGGCGGCTGGTTCCCGCTACTGATCGGGGCACTGATCTTCACGCTGCTGACGACTTGGAAGCGCGGCCGCGAACTGCTCAACAGCCGCATCCGCACCGACACGATGCCGCTCGACAGCTTCATCCGGTCGATGTTCAACAACCCTTCGCCGCGCGTTGACGGCACCGCGGTATTCATGACGACTTGGCTCGAAGGCGTGCCGCGCGCACTGCTGCACAACCTCGTGCATAACAAGGTGCTGCACCGCCGGGTCGTGCTGCTGACGGTCGAAACCGCCGACGTACCGCACGTTCCAGACAGCGAGCGCGTCGTCGTAGAGGAACTCGACTACGGCTTTTACCGCGTGCGCGTGAACTACGGCTTCAAGGACGACCCCAACCTGCCGGCGGCGCTCATGCAGTGCGCAGATTTCGGATTGAAATTCGACATGATGGAGACATCGTTCTTCCTTGGCCGCGAAACCCTCGTGTCGCGCGTCGGTTCGGGCATGCCGCGCTGGCGCGAAAAGCTCTTCATCGTCATGTTCCGCAACGCCGGCAGTGCGGCCGACTACTTCCACATCCCGCCGAACCGCGTCGTCGAGCTCGGCACGCAGGTCGAGCTGTAG
- the ald gene encoding alanine dehydrogenase, giving the protein MLVGVPREIKVHEYRVGLTPASVREVVAHGHEVIVERDAGRGIGASDDDYRHAGARIEDDAAALYAAAELIVKVKEPQPAERMRLNAGQVLFTYLHLAPDPQQANDLLASGVTAIAYETVGDADGGLPLLAPMSEVAGRMSVQAGAHCLEKAAGGRGLLLGGVPGVEPARVVILGGGVVGSNAALIALGMGAAVTIVDRSVAVLRRLGERFGTQLHTLHASADAIEAAVLDADLVIGAVLVPGAAAPKLVTRDIVRRMRAGTVVVDVAIDQGGCFETSRPTTHADPTFVVDEVVHYCVANMPGAVARTSTLALNAATLPCVLALADQGWREALRDDPYLARGLNIWDGRVMHPGVAAALGVEPGDGRDLAAASTATP; this is encoded by the coding sequence ATGCTTGTCGGCGTACCGAGGGAAATCAAGGTCCATGAGTATCGCGTCGGGCTCACGCCGGCGAGCGTCCGCGAAGTCGTCGCGCACGGCCACGAAGTGATCGTCGAGCGCGATGCGGGGCGCGGCATCGGCGCGAGCGACGACGACTACCGGCACGCCGGCGCCCGCATCGAGGACGACGCCGCGGCGCTGTATGCCGCAGCCGAACTGATCGTCAAGGTCAAGGAGCCCCAGCCCGCCGAGCGCATGCGCCTTAACGCCGGCCAGGTGCTGTTCACCTACCTCCATCTCGCGCCGGACCCGCAACAGGCGAACGACCTGCTCGCGAGCGGCGTCACCGCGATCGCGTACGAGACGGTCGGTGACGCCGACGGCGGGCTGCCGCTGCTCGCGCCGATGTCGGAAGTCGCCGGGCGGATGAGCGTGCAGGCCGGCGCGCACTGTCTCGAGAAAGCAGCCGGCGGGCGCGGGCTGCTGCTCGGCGGCGTGCCGGGCGTCGAGCCGGCGCGCGTCGTGATCCTCGGCGGCGGCGTCGTCGGCAGCAATGCCGCGCTGATCGCGCTCGGCATGGGCGCCGCAGTGACGATCGTCGACCGGTCGGTGGCCGTCCTGCGCCGTCTCGGCGAGCGCTTCGGCACGCAGCTGCACACGCTGCACGCGAGCGCCGACGCGATCGAAGCGGCAGTGCTCGACGCCGATCTCGTGATCGGCGCGGTGCTGGTGCCCGGTGCCGCGGCGCCGAAGCTCGTCACGCGCGACATCGTGCGCAGGATGCGCGCGGGCACCGTGGTCGTCGACGTCGCGATCGACCAGGGCGGCTGTTTCGAGACTTCCCGCCCGACGACTCATGCCGATCCGACTTTCGTCGTCGACGAAGTCGTGCATTACTGCGTCGCGAACATGCCGGGCGCAGTCGCGCGAACTTCGACGCTCGCGCTGAACGCCGCGACGCTGCCCTGCGTGCTCGCGCTCGCCGACCAGGGCTGGCGCGAGGCGCTGCGCGACGATCCCTATCTGGCGCGGGGGCTGAACATCTGGGACGGGCGCGTCATGCATCCCGGCGTCGCCGCGGCATTGGGCGTCGAGCCCGGCGACGGGCGCGACCTCGCGGCTGCCTCCACGGCGACGCCGTGA